Proteins encoded in a region of the Anopheles aquasalis chromosome 2, idAnoAquaMG_Q_19, whole genome shotgun sequence genome:
- the LOC126572807 gene encoding prostatic acid phosphatase, with amino-acid sequence MVASTGRMRSLTLPVLLLLTAGVLLLAATPTLLQEPEGTLIFAHVLFRHGDRTPIDPYKNDPWKDASHWSAGWGQLTNAGKLHHLQLGKWLRARYNSLLRPTYSNDELYVRSTDVDRTLMSAEANLAGLYPPQGSDVWDSGMSWQPIPVHTVPEELDAVLAAKKRCPAFDHALKVYRQSEPYHSYNSSLAPLYRYLTENTGQTYNSMSGVQNLYSCLLIEELNNFTLPDWTKQVYPEPLRSISAVTFAVKTNTSQLARLKMGPLVKEILNRFRSKAAGKLKPDRSLWIYSAHDVTVASLLNALRVFELHNPPFAACIMLELRRPINGDGDPYVQIFYKNTTNEPFLLPIPGCGERCPLDEMFKIYDDILPKNWDSECELSLLSMSYVEADLHSTTGMLGIILLTASTLLVLLTVIVVVKRRNSMHSERWYLRIDG; translated from the exons ATGGTAGCCAGCACAGGCCGAATGCGGTCATTGACtctgcccgtgctgctgctgctaactgcGGGAGTCCTATTACTGGCTGCGACCCCCACCCTGCTGCAGGAGCCCGAGGGGACACTTATTTTTGCACATGTG CTCTTCCGCCACGGTGATCGCACACCGATAGATCCTTACAAGAATGATCCTTGGAAGGACGCTAGCCACTGGTCGGCCGGCTGGGGCCAGCTGACGAAT GCTGGAAAATTGCACCACCTGCAGCTTGGCAAATGGCTGCGCGCCCGATACAACAGCTTGCTGCGACCGACGTATAGCAACGATGAACTGTATGTTCGTTCCACCGACGTAGATCGGACGCTGATGAGTGCGGAAGCCAACCTGGCCGGACTGTACCCTCCGCAAGGGTCCGACGTGTGGGATTCCGGAATGAGCTGGCAACCTATTCCGGTGCATACGGTTCCGGAAGAGCTGGATGCCGTACTGGCGGCGAAAAAGCGTTGCCCAGCGTTCGACCACGCACTGAAGGTGTACCGCCAATCGGAACCGTACCACTCGTACAACAGTTCCCTTGCACCCCTGTACCGCTATCTGACGGAGAACACGGGTCAAACGTACAATTCCATGTCGGGCGTACAGAACCTGTACAGCTGTCTGTTGATCGAGGAGCTGAACAACTTTACACTCCCCGACTGGACCAAACAAGTGTATCCGGAGCCACTGAGAAGCATTTCCGCCGTGACGTTTGCCGTGAAGACGAACACATCGCAACTGGCCCGGCTCAAGATGGGACCGCTGGTAAAAGAGATTCTGAACCGATTCCGCTCGAAGGCAGCCGGCAAACTGAAACCGGATCGATCGCTGTGGATCTACAGTGCGCATGATGTGACGGTGGCTAGTCTTTTGAATGCGCTGCGGGTATTTGAGTTGCACAATCCTCCGTTCGCGGCTTGCATTATGCTCGAGTTACGCCGGCCGAtaaacggtgacggtgatccTTACGTGCAGATATTCtacaaaaacacaaccaacGAACCGTTTCTGCTGCCCATTCCGGGATGCGGTGAACGGTGTCCGCTGGATGAGATGTTTAAGATTTACGATGACATCCTGCCGAAGAATTGGGACAGCGAGTGTGAGCTATCGCTGCTTTCCATGTCATACGTTGAGGCCGATCTGCACTCTACGACTGGGATGCTGGGAATCATACTGCTCACCGCTAGCACACTCTTGGTCCTGCTGACCGTGATAGTCGTTGTGAAGCGTCGCAACAGTATGCACAGCGAACGGTGGTATCTGCGAATCGATGGCTAA